Proteins found in one Candidatus Nitrosopelagicus brevis genomic segment:
- a CDS encoding AbrB/MazE/SpoVT family DNA-binding domain-containing protein has translation MSEVPEELVKITSGGTISIPKQFRRYLEMQKGDYLKIGLEGDHLVVRKVRIS, from the coding sequence ATGAGTGAGGTTCCTGAAGAATTAGTGAAGATAACATCGGGTGGAACCATCTCCATACCTAAGCAATTTAGACGGTATTTGGAGATGCAGAAGGGTGATTATCTCAAAATAGGCCTGGAAGGAGACCATTTAGTGGTCCGAAAAGTGCGTATTTCCTAG